The genomic stretch TTCAATTTTGTTAATCGAGAATAAGCTTTTGAAAAACATTGAAATTGATGTTATCATCAATGATCTTGCATCTCGGAATGCTAATGGAACCCATCTCTTTATGATTAAAACTTTGTATAAACAACAGATATGTAATAGTGTATcgtatgttttatttttttttattatgtattATATGTTTTTTGAAGGGGGCCCATCTATCATGTTGCTTAGGGCTTCAAAAAATTCAGGACCAGCTTTGCGTACCGCATATGTCGTCTTTTCAATCACCATCTCGTCGTCCCACCGGTCTACCTCTAGACCACCACACAAACACCAAACCCTATCCTAACACACTAATGAATCAACCAAACTTTTGCCAAAAAATGAATCAAGCAAATAATATGATAATTCATAATTAACGAATCAAGTACACGTTTCATACAAAATGAGATTGACAATTGAAAATTTTGATTAATTTGAGAGATAGTATTCTTATATTGTAGGAGTTGAGAGAATTACATTACTGGAtttttttaatcaatattacacaAATGAAAAATACGACAAAAAAATGTACTCCGTATTAAATTGAGTAAAATTATGTAATGTTTGAATCAAAGTAAAACATTTTCTAAACACAAATGTTTTTATCGCGAAAAGGCTACATATATACGCCGTGTAGAAAAAGCGAATAAAAAAGGAAAGTAAAAAATCAAATACGCTTCAAATTCACGCGAACATCAAATAATTCTTCCCCCTTTTGGAAATCAAATACGAGGAAGTTCCACTGAAATTAGGGTTTTTCTGGGTAAGAAACAAAATGTCGGACGAAGAACATCAATTCGAATCAAAGGGAGACGCAGGTGCTTCCAAAACTTATCCTCAACAAGCTGGTACTATTCGCAAGAGTGGTTATATCGTCATCAAAAATCGTCCTTGCAAGGTTTTTCCCTCCCTTTTGTTCCTCCAATTTTCGTCAATTTTTCAATCATTTATAATTTTGCTATGTTGCTGTTATTAGGTTTTCATTGAATTATTGTTAAATTATCGTTCATATGTCAGGAATTATGTAATGATCATAATCAGTTAGTTATTCTTGTGGAAATTATCAGAAATGGATTGATATGTTGATAAATTGTGGTTGTAATCGTAGGGTTTTGGCTGTTCAAGTTATGATGATATTGTTTATGTGTGATATGTGTTCCTTTATCTAGAAACGTTGAAATTTGACTGATAAATCAATAATTTGGCCATTCTCAAAGAGCTTGGGAGGTTATGTTGTTTGCATAGGAAAACAGTTCTACAGTCGATGAATTCAATTTTTTTACGGTGTATATCAATTACGGAATATCTTGTTAGTCACTCCCTCTcactcatttgtttacctttgattgagacggagggagtatgaaaCCATCTGGTGTTCGTCTTTCTTTTGCTTTTATTAGTGCTTTGTTATACTTTGATTTTTCTTGTGATTACTTGTTAACACGTCCAATTTTTTTGGGTGGTGACGATGATTTAATTGCCGGACAGCATATTGTTTTTTCGTGCACAATTTTATTTGTGGAATGCTTATTCTTTACCAAATGAGTATGAGCTGTCACTTCTCATTAATCAATGGGGCTATTCGAGATTGTGGGAGGTTATTAGAAACGTGGAAGTGTTAAATTCAAGTGTTTTGCTCTTCTGAAGTCTTTGAGAAGTCTAGCATCAGGCCGTTTTCTTGCCTGTAGCCTTTGCAGTTGCATATTCATTCTGAATATATATAGGAGATTTTCCTGAAATGCCTTGAAGAGTTTTTGAATGACTGTCGATAATAAGTTCTATGTTATGAAGTTGTGGAGCAAGCTGGGACATGGTTACCTAGTTCTAAACGTATACATAACAACCAATACCTCCACGCTCTAAAACACTGTACTATATACATATATTTGAAGTAAGTGTCGTGATATAACATGCTCAAACTGATAAACAATTCATTTTGGGTTGAGCGAGTCCAGCAATGCACCGTTGACATACTTGCTGGGATGAAGTCTCACACACTTTGTTATTTGCGCATGACAGGTTGTTGAAGTTTCCACTTCCAAGACTGGCAAGCATGGTCATGCAAAATGTCACTTTGTTGCTATTGATATTTTCAATGGCAAGAAGCTTGAAGATATTGTCCCTTCGTCTCACAATTGTGATGTATGGTCCTAGATTTCTTAATTTTCTTAATCTTTATATTTAAGTTTGGTTGATCATGTTATTCTGCCCTTTATCTGAAGTTGAATGCATGCTGGTTTTCAGGTGCCACATGTTAATCGTACCGATTACCAGCTCATTGACATATCCGAGGATGACTTTGTAAGTTCAGAAACTTTGTTGGGCTTGTAGCTTTTTCTTTTCCCTGTTGTCCATTGCTTGACACATGGATCTTTCAAATTTCAGGTTAGTCTGCTGACTGATA from Silene latifolia isolate original U9 population chromosome 2, ASM4854445v1, whole genome shotgun sequence encodes the following:
- the LOC141644122 gene encoding eukaryotic translation initiation factor 5A-5, with protein sequence MSDEEHQFESKGDAGASKTYPQQAGTIRKSGYIVIKNRPCKVVEVSTSKTGKHGHAKCHFVAIDIFNGKKLEDIVPSSHNCDVPHVNRTDYQLIDISEDDFVSLLTDNGGTKDDLKLPEDDKLLEQIKTGFAEGKDLILSVQSAMGEEQICGVKDIGGGK